In Nitrobacteraceae bacterium AZCC 1564, the following proteins share a genomic window:
- a CDS encoding hypothetical protein (product_source=Hypo-rule applied; cath_funfam=3.90.1150.10), translating into MSREAAKIILETVLRHGAEQNNALIEIEPLCTEAEFSFYKQMIGRSMGEMLLDVINPILRDYPDLMPPGFDPPQRG; encoded by the coding sequence TTGTCCCGGGAAGCCGCAAAGATAATTTTGGAAACCGTCCTGCGACACGGTGCCGAGCAAAACAATGCGCTCATTGAAATCGAGCCGCTGTGCACCGAGGCCGAATTCTCGTTCTATAAACAGATGATTGGCCGTTCGATGGGGGAAATGCTTCTTGACGTGATCAACCCCATCTTGCGCGACTATCCGGATTTGATGCCGCCTGGGTTCGATCCGCCCCAGCGTGGCTGA
- a CDS encoding hypothetical protein (product_source=Hypo-rule applied; transmembrane_helix_parts=Outside_1_9,TMhelix_10_29,Inside_30_49,TMhelix_50_72,Outside_73_76,TMhelix_77_99,Inside_100_121), translating into MQGLLTQDLLLQCAGVAAIVVSIIHGVLGETKVFARATIEPARLRTLLRLVWQCSTVAWLGGGVLLIAAPYVASETARHWIVATVAATYAFGAAANAYATRGKHFGWMAMGAVTALAAAGY; encoded by the coding sequence ATGCAAGGTTTGCTAACGCAAGATCTGCTCCTGCAATGTGCCGGTGTCGCCGCAATCGTGGTCTCGATCATCCATGGCGTGCTGGGCGAAACCAAAGTGTTCGCCCGCGCCACCATCGAGCCTGCGCGGCTGCGCACCCTGCTCCGTCTGGTCTGGCAATGCAGCACCGTGGCCTGGCTCGGCGGCGGCGTGCTGCTGATTGCAGCGCCTTATGTCGCCTCTGAGACCGCGCGGCACTGGATCGTCGCGACCGTCGCGGCGACGTATGCGTTCGGCGCGGCCGCCAATGCATACGCAACGCGCGGCAAGCATTTCGGCTGGATGGCGATGGGCGCAGTTACGGCGCTGGCCGCCGCAGGCTATTGA
- a CDS encoding AcrR family transcriptional regulator (product_source=COG1309; cath_funfam=1.10.10.60; cog=COG1309; pfam=PF00440; superfamily=46689): MLHPPLRPVNTLLYGSCMADQLSATDWLDAGLKALAASGVAALKADPLAKALGVSRGSFYWHFRDVEAYHAAVLARWREIATERIIAAVERHADDEDALTYLLRRAFAARSDLEVAVRSWATHDAAARKTVREIDQRRMTYMEGLLKRSGIAADIARARVQILYWAFLGFELSDKPLSGKERELLIEELIRVGGSRG, encoded by the coding sequence ATGCTGCACCCGCCGTTGCGTCCTGTCAATACACTCCTGTATGGTAGTTGCATGGCAGATCAATTGTCCGCAACCGACTGGCTGGATGCCGGGCTGAAGGCGCTGGCGGCGAGCGGCGTCGCGGCGCTGAAGGCCGATCCGCTGGCGAAGGCGCTGGGCGTCTCGCGCGGCAGCTTCTACTGGCACTTCCGCGACGTGGAGGCCTATCACGCAGCCGTGCTGGCGCGCTGGCGCGAGATTGCCACCGAGCGTATCATTGCCGCCGTCGAACGGCATGCCGATGACGAGGACGCGCTGACCTATCTGCTGCGCCGGGCCTTCGCAGCGCGCTCCGATCTCGAAGTCGCGGTGCGAAGCTGGGCCACGCATGATGCCGCCGCACGCAAGACGGTGCGCGAGATCGATCAGCGGCGCATGACGTATATGGAGGGGCTGCTGAAACGCTCCGGCATCGCGGCGGACATTGCGCGCGCTCGCGTACAGATTCTCTACTGGGCGTTTCTCGGATTTGAGCTGTCGGACAAGCCGTTGTCGGGGAAGGAGCGGGAGCTGCTGATCGAGGAGCTGATCCGCGTCGGTGGGTCGCGCGGTTGA
- a CDS encoding putative intracellular protease/amidase (product_source=COG0693; cath_funfam=3.40.50.880; cog=COG0693; pfam=PF01965; superfamily=52317; transmembrane_helix_parts=Inside_1_4,TMhelix_5_24,Outside_25_384), protein MRNILYICLGAVAILAISLPALLSARKMPAASPAPERIASDEHQKTIEALKPPKRQRPAIALLALNQGTEVADFLTAYGVLKESAVADVTVVADRPDPIRLYPNSIKVEPQATTAEFDASYPDGADYVVVPAMEPHDDAAVIAWLKAQHEKGATIVSICNGSLTMAAAGLLDGRKATGHWYSVKQIQQEHPSMQRVRDRRYVVDRGIATSTGITASLPLMTTLVEAIGGRDVAEKVAARIGLDNWDARHNTSAFQLTLEHRKTFIRNKMSFWRDEAVGIKLGDGVDEIALGLMADAYSRTELTELIAANGTGGQVQSRRGLRLQLDAPAKSVAFVVEPPRDEPARVIDRELSRIATRYDAPTAAFVALTMEYPWVGPQARLVKN, encoded by the coding sequence ATGCGCAACATTCTTTATATATGTCTCGGTGCCGTGGCGATCTTGGCGATCAGCCTGCCGGCGTTGCTGTCAGCGCGCAAAATGCCTGCCGCTTCGCCCGCGCCAGAGCGCATCGCATCCGATGAACACCAGAAAACCATTGAGGCCTTGAAGCCGCCGAAGCGCCAGCGCCCGGCGATCGCGCTGCTTGCGCTCAATCAAGGGACCGAGGTCGCCGACTTTCTCACCGCCTATGGCGTGCTGAAGGAGTCCGCTGTCGCGGACGTGACGGTGGTGGCTGATCGGCCCGATCCGATCCGGCTTTATCCCAACAGCATCAAGGTTGAGCCGCAGGCGACCACGGCGGAGTTCGACGCGTCCTATCCCGATGGCGCGGATTACGTTGTTGTCCCTGCCATGGAGCCGCACGACGATGCCGCCGTCATCGCCTGGCTCAAGGCACAGCATGAGAAGGGCGCCACTATTGTCTCGATCTGCAACGGCTCGCTGACCATGGCGGCGGCGGGATTGCTCGACGGCCGCAAGGCCACCGGCCACTGGTATTCCGTGAAGCAAATCCAGCAAGAGCATCCATCGATGCAGCGGGTGCGCGATCGCCGCTATGTGGTGGACCGCGGCATTGCCACATCCACCGGCATTACGGCCTCACTGCCGCTGATGACGACGCTCGTGGAAGCGATCGGCGGACGTGACGTAGCCGAGAAGGTCGCCGCACGTATTGGCCTCGACAACTGGGATGCGCGGCACAACACGTCCGCTTTCCAGCTCACGCTGGAGCATAGGAAGACTTTCATCCGCAACAAGATGAGTTTTTGGCGCGATGAAGCCGTGGGCATTAAGCTCGGCGACGGTGTCGATGAGATTGCGCTTGGTTTGATGGCGGATGCCTATTCGCGCACGGAGCTGACGGAATTGATCGCGGCCAATGGAACAGGCGGACAGGTGCAAAGCCGGCGCGGATTGCGACTGCAGCTCGATGCGCCGGCGAAGAGCGTGGCTTTCGTGGTGGAGCCGCCGCGCGATGAACCGGCGCGTGTGATCGACCGCGAGCTGTCACGCATCGCCACGCGCTACGATGCGCCGACCGCGGCCTTCGTGGCGCTGACTATGGAGTATCCGTGGGTTGGACCGCAGGCGCGGCTGGTGAAGAACTGA
- a CDS encoding hypothetical protein (product_source=Hypo-rule applied): MGWTAGAAGEELRRRACEDTLHCKNVVRCAHKPLADESDAATGAALIVDLVHLDICGFDDFPPTFPFAGDVTRKFLGLDGNCNGAELCHLLGRLGALHEVPDFGGELVDDGLRRIRGLV; the protein is encoded by the coding sequence GTGGGTTGGACCGCAGGCGCGGCTGGTGAAGAACTGAGAAGGCGTGCCTGCGAGGACACGTTACACTGTAAAAACGTCGTGAGATGCGCTCACAAGCCTCTTGCTGACGAGAGCGACGCCGCGACAGGCGCCGCTCTGATTGTCGACTTAGTTCATCTTGATATTTGCGGTTTCGATGACTTTCCGCCAACGTTCCCTTTCGCCGGCGATGTAACGCGCAAATTCCTCGGGCTCGATGGCAACTGCAACGGCGCCGAGCTCTGCCATCTTCTTGGCCGTCTCGGGGCGCTTCATGAAGTCCCGGATTTCGGCGGAGAGCTTGTCGATGATGGGCTTCGGCGTATTCGCGGGCTCGTCTGA
- a CDS encoding 3-oxoacyl-[acyl-carrier protein] reductase (product_source=KO:K00059; cath_funfam=3.40.50.720; cog=COG1028; ko=KO:K00059; pfam=PF13561; superfamily=51735), with protein MHYNGNAEGAEEVVADVRKAGGDAQLLRGDVSNRTECERVIDEAHAMLGRIDVLINNAGAMFGRTAIADATDEQYDNVVDLNIGSVFFASRKVARILTAQRSGSIINTTSVAARNGGSGGAGLYGSAKGFVSTMTRVLAKELAPFGVRANAVAPGVIMTPFHQRYSTAEQLESARQGIPLGRIGTPEDCVGAYQFLADETMSGYITGQVIEVNGGQIMP; from the coding sequence GTGCATTACAACGGCAATGCCGAGGGCGCGGAAGAGGTCGTTGCTGATGTGCGCAAGGCGGGCGGCGATGCCCAATTGCTGCGGGGCGATGTTTCGAACCGCACCGAATGCGAACGCGTTATCGATGAAGCGCATGCCATGCTTGGGCGGATTGATGTGCTCATCAACAATGCCGGCGCGATGTTCGGACGTACCGCCATCGCGGACGCGACCGATGAGCAATACGACAACGTCGTGGATCTCAACATCGGCTCGGTGTTCTTTGCCTCGCGCAAGGTGGCCAGAATTCTGACAGCGCAGCGCTCCGGCTCGATCATCAACACCACGTCAGTCGCCGCCCGGAATGGCGGCAGCGGCGGGGCCGGGCTTTACGGTTCGGCAAAAGGGTTCGTCAGCACTATGACGCGCGTTCTCGCCAAGGAGCTCGCGCCGTTCGGCGTGCGGGCCAACGCGGTCGCGCCGGGCGTTATCATGACGCCGTTCCACCAACGCTACTCGACAGCCGAGCAGCTCGAGAGCGCTCGCCAGGGCATCCCGCTCGGCCGCATCGGAACGCCGGAAGATTGCGTTGGCGCGTATCAATTTCTCGCCGATGAAACCATGAGTGGCTACATCACCGGCCAGGTGATCGAGGTCAACGGCGGACAGATCATGCCGTGA
- a CDS encoding 4-hydroxy-tetrahydrodipicolinate synthase (product_source=KO:K01714; cath_funfam=3.20.20.70; cog=COG0329; ko=KO:K01714; pfam=PF00701; smart=SM01130; superfamily=51569), whose product MTALFPTGVFCAALTPFNADLSPDHDLFSAHCKRLLDDGCTGIAMLGTTGEANSLSSRERKSLLEAVLKSGVAPSRLLPGTGVAAFTETIELTKHALAHGVQTVVMLPPFYYKGVSDDGIVAAYSAVIESVADPRLRVVLYHIPQMSQVPLSVDVVDRLRRRFPETVVGIKDSSGDFANMSAIVERFPGFSVLAGADPLMLPLLQKGGAGCITATSNLVASDLATVFHGFADQAQRSQVAAAQERIVVVRNAVSRFAQMASLKTLLAKRYGHDGWKRLRPPLIPLSAQEAAELTASFAV is encoded by the coding sequence ATGACCGCGCTGTTTCCCACGGGCGTATTCTGCGCCGCGCTTACGCCCTTCAATGCTGATTTATCACCGGATCACGACCTGTTCTCCGCCCACTGCAAGCGTCTGCTGGATGATGGCTGCACCGGCATTGCCATGCTCGGCACGACCGGCGAGGCGAATTCGCTGTCATCGCGCGAGCGCAAGAGCTTGCTGGAAGCTGTGCTGAAATCAGGCGTCGCTCCGTCGCGTCTTCTGCCCGGTACGGGCGTGGCCGCCTTCACCGAAACCATTGAGCTGACGAAGCACGCGCTGGCGCACGGTGTGCAGACAGTCGTGATGCTGCCGCCGTTTTACTACAAGGGCGTGTCGGATGACGGTATCGTCGCGGCCTATTCCGCGGTGATCGAAAGCGTTGCCGATCCCCGCCTGCGCGTCGTGCTGTATCACATCCCGCAGATGTCGCAGGTTCCGCTGTCGGTCGACGTCGTCGACCGGCTGCGCAGGCGCTTTCCGGAGACCGTGGTCGGTATCAAGGATTCGTCGGGCGACTTCGCCAATATGAGCGCGATCGTTGAGCGCTTCCCAGGCTTCTCGGTGCTGGCCGGTGCCGATCCGCTGATGCTGCCGCTGCTGCAAAAAGGCGGCGCCGGGTGCATTACGGCGACATCCAATCTGGTGGCCTCGGACCTTGCCACGGTTTTTCATGGATTTGCCGATCAGGCGCAGCGATCGCAGGTCGCCGCAGCTCAGGAGCGCATCGTCGTGGTGCGCAATGCGGTTTCGCGTTTTGCGCAGATGGCTTCATTGAAGACGTTGCTGGCGAAACGATATGGACATGACGGCTGGAAGCGGCTGCGGCCGCCGTTGATCCCACTTAGCGCGCAAGAGGCCGCGGAACTCACCGCATCGTTTGCAGTTTAG
- a CDS encoding putative dithiol-disulfide oxidoreductase (DUF899 family) (product_source=COG4312; cog=COG4312; pfam=PF05988; superfamily=52833) produces MENGQNSELSAMQTPPVVSKQEWEAARERLLVKEKAQTRARDALAAERRRMPWMAVEKTYTFDGPNGKVSLLDLFQGRRQLIVYRAFFEPGVHGWPDHACIGCSLGADQVSNLAHLHARDTTLVYASRAPQADIRRLKARMGWDRMPWVTITDSFDADFGVDEWHGHNAFIRDGDRIFRTYFINNRGDEAMGTVWSYLDMTALGRQEAWEDSPQGYPQERPYKWWNWNDSYVAGAAPDPKWVEVSDAGEAAFRNKGAGI; encoded by the coding sequence ATGGAGAACGGACAGAACAGCGAATTATCTGCCATGCAGACGCCACCGGTCGTCTCGAAGCAGGAGTGGGAGGCGGCCCGCGAGCGATTGCTTGTGAAGGAAAAGGCGCAGACCCGCGCGCGTGATGCGCTCGCCGCCGAGCGACGGCGCATGCCGTGGATGGCGGTTGAGAAGACGTACACATTCGACGGGCCCAACGGCAAAGTGAGTCTGCTCGATTTGTTTCAGGGGCGCCGTCAGTTGATCGTCTACCGCGCCTTCTTCGAGCCCGGCGTGCACGGATGGCCGGATCATGCCTGCATCGGCTGCTCCCTGGGCGCGGATCAGGTCTCCAATCTCGCCCATTTGCACGCACGCGATACCACGCTGGTCTATGCCTCGCGCGCACCGCAGGCGGACATTCGGCGGCTGAAAGCGCGGATGGGTTGGGATCGCATGCCTTGGGTGACCATTACCGACAGCTTCGACGCCGACTTCGGCGTAGATGAATGGCACGGTCACAACGCGTTCATCCGCGACGGTGATCGCATCTTCCGCACCTACTTCATCAACAATCGCGGTGACGAGGCGATGGGCACCGTCTGGAGCTACCTCGACATGACGGCGCTCGGGCGTCAGGAGGCGTGGGAAGACTCGCCGCAAGGCTATCCGCAGGAGCGGCCGTACAAGTGGTGGAATTGGAACGACAGCTACGTCGCGGGTGCTGCGCCCGACCCGAAGTGGGTCGAGGTGTCCGACGCCGGCGAAGCGGCATTCCGCAACAAGGGCGCAGGCATCTAG
- a CDS encoding hypothetical protein (product_source=Hypo-rule applied) has product MTRACCGDTSALDLTFVPALRRVRSANVKSKKRTSFIELLVSLLVLTFANGSTAT; this is encoded by the coding sequence ATGACACGCGCGTGTTGCGGTGACACTAGTGCGCTGGATTTGACGTTCGTACCAGCATTGCGGCGGGTCCGCAGTGCGAACGTCAAATCCAAAAAGCGCACTAGCTTCATAGAGTTGCTAGTGTCCCTCCTGGTTCTAACGTTCGCAAACGGGAGTACCGCAACGTGA
- a CDS encoding hypothetical protein (product_source=Hypo-rule applied; transmembrane_helix_parts=Inside_1_21,TMhelix_22_44,Outside_45_63,TMhelix_64_83,Inside_84_87), which produces MRTLEPDTSGQAIRRNVASFKIIDALALAASPTFALMALLTGVLGSDPAVALCSAAHASPLNGMGTMYLLMSAFHMTPWVRLVRGSV; this is translated from the coding sequence ATGCGAACGTTAGAACCGGACACTAGCGGGCAGGCAATCCGCCGGAACGTTGCGTCGTTCAAAATCATTGACGCACTTGCGCTTGCGGCATCGCCGACCTTCGCCCTCATGGCGCTGCTGACCGGTGTTCTCGGCAGTGATCCTGCGGTCGCACTCTGCTCAGCGGCGCACGCCTCGCCGTTGAATGGGATGGGGACGATGTATTTGCTGATGAGCGCGTTTCATATGACGCCGTGGGTGAGATTGGTGCGTGGGAGTGTTTGA
- a CDS encoding GntR family transcriptional regulator/MocR family aminotransferase (product_source=KO:K00375; cath_funfam=1.10.10.60,3.40.640.10; cog=COG1167; ko=KO:K00375; pfam=PF00155,PF00392; smart=SM00345; superfamily=46785,53383), producing MPKVTQRTNRSPGAQIYSDLRAQIMDGLYGPGAALPSSRALAVELGVSRTTVTAAYDQLIAEGYLESRQGSKTRVASSFRPQALARAKPATSRAPTRDLSEFARRVLAFPPADLNERRPAIDFRYGDLAPDDFPVLAWKRAITRALLQKQPRLSYSDPSGLPNLRKALQGYLGRVRGIRCDADQIIVVSGSQQALDLCARIFVNPGDGVVIENPGYPAARQVFEAVGATLHPVPVDHDGMRTDLLEDVRQGRLAYVTPSHQYPLGSVMSVSRRQALLSWAARVGAHVIEDDYDSEYRYDTRPVEALQSLDRTDVVIYVGTLSKTLSPQLRLGYLVVPSRFAAVFSAAKRLTDRHTPTLAQSALADMLASGAYERHVRRVRRHNSERRSALLTTVKESFGDDVTISGADAGLNVVLWLHKVPRKKESQLVEAARANGIGVYPLSPLFHGTKDRPKMAGLVLGYAGTSLADVKRGIHGLARVVGAV from the coding sequence ATGCCGAAAGTGACTCAGCGGACTAATCGCTCGCCGGGCGCGCAGATCTACAGCGACCTGCGGGCGCAAATCATGGACGGCCTCTACGGGCCCGGCGCCGCCTTGCCATCGTCGCGAGCGCTCGCTGTAGAGCTCGGCGTATCCCGCACCACCGTGACCGCCGCCTACGATCAACTGATCGCCGAGGGTTATCTCGAATCCCGGCAAGGATCGAAAACCCGCGTTGCATCGTCATTCCGGCCGCAAGCCCTTGCGCGCGCCAAACCGGCGACGTCGCGTGCGCCAACACGCGATCTGTCAGAATTCGCGCGCCGCGTGCTGGCTTTCCCGCCCGCCGATCTGAACGAAAGGCGGCCCGCCATCGATTTTCGCTACGGTGATCTTGCGCCGGACGATTTTCCGGTTCTCGCGTGGAAGCGCGCCATCACGCGTGCGCTCCTGCAGAAACAGCCGCGGCTGAGTTACTCAGATCCGTCCGGACTCCCCAACCTTCGCAAGGCGCTCCAGGGATATCTCGGGCGTGTGAGGGGCATCCGCTGCGATGCCGATCAGATTATCGTCGTGAGCGGGTCCCAACAGGCGCTGGATTTGTGTGCGCGGATCTTCGTCAATCCCGGCGATGGCGTTGTGATTGAGAACCCGGGCTACCCCGCCGCGCGCCAGGTGTTCGAGGCTGTTGGTGCAACACTTCACCCTGTTCCGGTCGATCATGACGGCATGCGAACCGATCTCCTTGAAGATGTTCGGCAAGGACGGCTCGCTTACGTCACGCCATCCCATCAATATCCGCTCGGGAGCGTCATGTCGGTTAGCCGCCGTCAGGCGCTGCTGAGCTGGGCCGCCCGCGTCGGCGCTCACGTGATCGAGGACGACTACGATTCCGAATACCGCTACGACACGCGACCTGTAGAAGCGTTGCAATCGCTCGACCGGACGGACGTCGTCATCTACGTCGGCACACTTTCAAAAACGCTGTCGCCGCAACTTCGGCTTGGCTATCTCGTCGTGCCATCCCGTTTCGCAGCCGTGTTTTCTGCGGCGAAGCGGCTGACGGACCGCCATACGCCCACCCTCGCACAATCGGCATTGGCCGACATGCTGGCGTCAGGCGCGTATGAGCGGCACGTGCGCCGGGTTCGGCGGCACAACAGCGAACGACGATCAGCCCTGCTCACAACAGTGAAAGAAAGCTTCGGAGACGACGTCACCATTTCCGGCGCAGACGCCGGGCTCAACGTCGTACTCTGGCTTCACAAGGTGCCGCGAAAGAAGGAATCCCAACTCGTCGAAGCGGCGCGCGCGAACGGCATCGGCGTCTATCCGTTAAGTCCGCTGTTCCATGGCACCAAGGATCGCCCGAAAATGGCGGGCCTTGTCCTCGGCTATGCAGGCACGTCGCTTGCCGACGTCAAGCGTGGAATCCACGGCCTCGCGCGCGTGGTTGGGGCGGTGTAG
- a CDS encoding MFS family permease (product_source=COG0477; cath_funfam=1.20.1250.20; cog=COG0477; pfam=PF07690; superfamily=103473; transmembrane_helix_parts=Inside_1_15,TMhelix_16_38,Outside_39_52,TMhelix_53_75,Inside_76_87,TMhelix_88_105,Outside_106_108,TMhelix_109_131,Inside_132_150,TMhelix_151_173,Outside_174_177,TMhelix_178_197,Inside_198_235,TMhelix_236_254,Outside_255_268,TMhelix_269_288,Inside_289_300,TMhelix_301_318,Outside_319_322,TMhelix_323_345,Inside_346_349,TMhelix_350_372,Outside_373_386,TMhelix_387_409,Inside_410_417) — protein MSTTLQTKTISRSTIFYGWWIVVGCLLVAVVGWSLTVFGMGVYIHVLSERPGFSISLISTAVTMSYLVSAVCLISVGTATARLGPKPVLAAGSIILGAAVPALAYCEQAWQVFLVFAAMGLGRSCLSTTSISTTLAPWFERHQGRAVSMALLGASIGGMIGTPLLLGGIAVFGEQTALVLAGASSLLVVLPVVVFVLKRTPQEIGLLPDGETSSSSSALKAEVSWSRKGAMATRQFYSQLIAFSLSLMVQIGFLSHHVSLVAPTLGDHGASVAVSSAALAAFVGRIALARFADRIDLRLTTGGVLLVAAASLAAMAGTSSPEGLLLTSVCYGLTIGNLTTLSPIIVRREFGAASFGAVYGVAASVIAIATAFGPGLFGILRDAFNSYGPALIIAALMNFVAAITIVWGGRRPLPSPS, from the coding sequence ATGTCCACCACACTTCAGACCAAAACCATCAGCCGCAGTACCATTTTCTATGGATGGTGGATCGTTGTCGGCTGCCTGCTTGTTGCTGTCGTCGGATGGTCGCTGACCGTATTTGGGATGGGTGTGTACATCCACGTGTTGTCCGAGCGACCTGGCTTCTCCATCAGTCTGATCTCGACAGCGGTGACGATGTCTTACCTGGTCAGTGCGGTCTGCCTGATCAGCGTGGGAACGGCGACCGCACGCCTGGGGCCGAAGCCTGTTCTTGCGGCTGGCTCCATTATCTTAGGCGCCGCGGTGCCTGCGTTGGCCTACTGCGAGCAGGCGTGGCAGGTCTTCCTCGTCTTTGCCGCTATGGGCCTGGGTCGATCGTGTTTGTCCACGACGTCTATCAGCACGACGCTTGCGCCATGGTTTGAACGTCACCAGGGCCGCGCGGTGTCCATGGCTCTGCTGGGGGCCAGCATCGGCGGAATGATCGGCACGCCCTTGCTGTTGGGCGGTATAGCCGTGTTCGGCGAACAAACAGCGTTGGTCTTGGCAGGGGCATCATCCCTGCTCGTCGTGCTGCCGGTTGTTGTCTTCGTGTTGAAGAGAACGCCTCAGGAGATAGGGCTGTTGCCGGATGGCGAGACATCTTCGAGCAGCAGCGCGCTGAAAGCAGAGGTGTCATGGTCACGCAAGGGCGCGATGGCCACGCGACAGTTTTATTCGCAACTGATCGCGTTCTCCTTAAGTTTGATGGTTCAGATTGGTTTCCTGAGCCACCATGTCTCCTTGGTGGCGCCGACACTCGGCGATCACGGGGCATCGGTTGCTGTATCATCAGCCGCCCTGGCTGCGTTCGTCGGCCGGATCGCTCTCGCCCGTTTCGCTGATCGAATTGATCTACGACTGACAACCGGCGGCGTGCTGCTCGTTGCCGCGGCGTCCCTCGCGGCTATGGCGGGAACGTCGAGCCCGGAAGGCCTGCTTCTGACGAGCGTGTGTTATGGGCTCACAATCGGAAATTTGACAACGCTCTCTCCGATTATTGTGCGCCGGGAGTTTGGTGCGGCGTCCTTCGGCGCGGTCTACGGCGTTGCAGCCTCGGTGATTGCTATCGCGACCGCCTTTGGCCCAGGCTTGTTCGGTATCCTTCGAGACGCGTTCAATAGTTATGGGCCTGCCTTGATCATTGCAGCCTTGATGAACTTCGTCGCCGCCATCACCATTGTGTGGGGTGGGCGAAGACCTCTTCCTTCGCCAAGCTGA
- a CDS encoding transcriptional regulator (product_source=KO:K07734; cath_funfam=2.30.110.10; cog=COG2808; ko=KO:K07734; pfam=PF04299; superfamily=50475): MYIPPAFKDTELASIHETIRSARLANFVTSTSGGLLCTPLPLFLDAREGEHGVLYGHLAKANPQWKEAAMGEALAIFNGPDAYVTPSWYESKKEHGKVVPTWNYAAVHAYGRAEFFEDADRLYDVITRLTDLYEHPRAESWAVTDAPADFIKAQLLGIVGLRMPISRIDAKRKMSQNRSEADRAGVVAGLSESDRESDRIVAAMIPL, translated from the coding sequence ATGTACATTCCGCCCGCGTTCAAGGACACTGAGCTCGCGTCGATCCACGAGACGATCCGCAGCGCGCGCCTTGCCAATTTTGTCACGTCCACATCAGGCGGGCTGCTGTGCACGCCGCTGCCGCTGTTCCTTGATGCCCGCGAAGGCGAGCACGGCGTTCTTTACGGCCATCTGGCGAAGGCCAACCCGCAATGGAAAGAGGCGGCGATGGGTGAGGCGCTTGCGATCTTCAATGGGCCGGACGCCTATGTCACGCCGTCCTGGTACGAATCGAAGAAGGAGCACGGCAAAGTGGTGCCGACCTGGAATTATGCCGCCGTTCACGCGTATGGCCGGGCTGAATTCTTCGAGGATGCGGACAGGCTCTATGACGTGATCACGCGGCTGACGGATCTTTACGAACATCCGCGCGCTGAGTCCTGGGCGGTCACGGACGCTCCGGCTGACTTCATCAAGGCACAGCTTCTCGGAATCGTTGGGCTGCGCATGCCGATCTCGCGCATCGATGCAAAACGAAAGATGAGCCAGAACCGCAGCGAGGCTGATCGGGCAGGCGTCGTCGCCGGACTTTCTGAAAGCGATCGGGAATCCGACCGCATTGTCGCGGCGATGATCCCGCTTTAG